Proteins co-encoded in one Enterobacter sp. R4-368 genomic window:
- the hybO gene encoding hydrogenase 2 small subunit produces the protein MAGENQQFASHGVSRRDFMKLCAALAATMGLSGKAAAEMAEAVSHPQRPPVIWIGAQECTGCTESLLRATHPTVENLVLETISLEYHEVLSAAFGHQVEENKHRALEQYKGQYVLVVDGSIPMKDGGVYCMVAGEPIVDHIRKAAENAAAIIAIGSCAAWGGVAAAGVNPTGAVSLQEVLPGKTVINIPGCPPNPQNFLATVAHIITFGKPPALDAKNRPRFAYGRLIHEHCERRPHFDAGRFAKAYGDQGHREGWCLYHLGCKGPETWGNCSTLQFCDVGGVWPVAIGHPCYGCNEEGVGFHKGISQLAHVDNPTPRAAKPDVNLKEGGTVSASAVGLLGGVVGLVAGVGVMTVRELGRQQKKNDTDSQGD, from the coding sequence ATGGCAGGAGAGAACCAACAATTTGCGTCTCATGGCGTGAGCCGTCGTGATTTTATGAAACTGTGTGCTGCACTGGCGGCGACCATGGGGTTAAGCGGTAAAGCCGCTGCCGAAATGGCCGAAGCCGTCAGTCACCCTCAGCGTCCACCCGTTATCTGGATTGGCGCGCAGGAGTGCACAGGCTGTACTGAATCACTGCTTCGCGCGACGCACCCCACCGTAGAAAACCTTGTGCTGGAAACCATTTCGCTGGAATACCACGAAGTGCTTTCTGCCGCGTTTGGTCACCAGGTTGAAGAGAATAAACACCGGGCGCTGGAGCAGTATAAAGGCCAGTACGTGTTGGTGGTCGATGGCTCGATTCCGATGAAAGACGGCGGGGTTTACTGCATGGTCGCCGGCGAACCGATTGTCGATCATATTCGAAAAGCGGCAGAAAACGCGGCGGCGATTATCGCTATTGGCTCCTGCGCCGCCTGGGGCGGCGTGGCGGCGGCGGGCGTTAACCCGACCGGTGCAGTCAGCCTGCAAGAGGTGCTACCTGGCAAAACGGTAATCAACATTCCCGGCTGTCCGCCGAACCCACAAAACTTCCTTGCCACGGTGGCGCATATCATCACCTTCGGCAAACCTCCGGCGCTTGACGCCAAAAACCGTCCCCGTTTTGCCTACGGACGCTTAATTCACGAGCACTGCGAACGTCGACCGCATTTTGACGCCGGGCGCTTTGCGAAAGCGTACGGCGATCAGGGGCATCGCGAAGGCTGGTGCTTGTACCACTTAGGTTGCAAAGGCCCGGAAACCTGGGGCAACTGCTCAACGTTGCAGTTTTGCGATGTGGGCGGTGTCTGGCCCGTTGCCATTGGTCACCCGTGCTACGGCTGTAACGAAGAAGGGGTTGGCTTTCACAAAGGCATCTCCCAGCTTGCGCATGTGGATAACCCTACGCCGCGCGCCGCGAAACCAGACGTCAACCTGAAAGAGGGCGGCACCGTGTCGGCAAGCGCAGTCGGTTTGCTGGGTGGCGTCGTCGGCCTGGTGGCGGGTGTC
- a CDS encoding DUF2623 family protein, with the protein MDNHFGKGLMAGLNAAQADSASNVAHFCPDYKRGFVLGFSHRMFEKTGDRQLSAWEAGILTRRYGLDKDMVMDFFRESHSSTVIRFFMAGYRLEI; encoded by the coding sequence ATGGACAACCATTTTGGTAAAGGCTTGATGGCCGGGCTGAATGCGGCGCAGGCGGACAGCGCCAGTAACGTGGCGCATTTCTGCCCGGACTATAAGCGTGGTTTTGTACTCGGGTTTTCGCATCGTATGTTTGAAAAAACCGGCGACCGTCAACTCAGCGCGTGGGAAGCAGGCATTCTTACGCGTCGCTACGGGCTGGATAAGGACATGGTGATGGATTTCTTTCGCGAGAGTCACTCCAGCACTGTGATCCGATTTTTTATGGCGGGTTACCGTCTCGAAATCTAA